One region of Vanessa tameamea isolate UH-Manoa-2023 chromosome 27, ilVanTame1 primary haplotype, whole genome shotgun sequence genomic DNA includes:
- the LOC113404893 gene encoding uncharacterized protein LOC113404893 isoform X2, with product MGKEVQKRWRSIRDSYTKAFRQGKCQPPEQCPPGSRRYQYHRQMSFLLRALQNKKPRYSQDKYESFSEVSNSPQHPPPEDIPRIKHEITERPLDLKTKPDIQDRPETLDKCNQATIDKKLEIKIDANTILPDDHFDDDKLFMNSLLPLFKKMDDDTRLLCRIEVLKIIRYALQGHKCFEALKMAEDSFFKNRMSGILAKQEIVDNSLNSKSNESKLSMTTRSADGSRPIRKRRARSPSPLPLPPKRRGPGRPRKVRPPPSDSDEEQLFKKQFPKLKVSPVEVSLASEEDSYNKATSVAQLSTPLFMKMYNLERSKIAPVTSPQSMQVSIKTEPLDNSPTTALSTM from the exons GTAAAGAGGTGCAGAAAAGATGGCGTTCGATCCGCGATTCGTATACCAAGGCGTTTCGTCAAGGGAAATGTCAACCGCCAGAGCAGTGTCCACCGGGCAGTCGGAGGTACCAGTACCACAGGCAGATGTCTTTCCTGTTACGAGCTTTGCAAAACAA AAAACCGCGATACTCCCAAGACAAATACGAATCGTTCTCCGAAGTATCGAACTCGCCCCAACACCCACCTCCAGAAGACATACCACGGATCAAACACGAAATTACAGAGAGGCCACTCGATCTAAAAACTAAACCAGATATCCAAGACAGGCCAGAAACCCTGGACAAGTGTAACCAAGCAACCATAGACAAGAAGttggaaattaaaattgacGCGAATACAATTTTGCCCGACGACCACTTCGATGACGACAAATTATTCATGAACTCCCTACTTCCTCTATTTAAGAAGATGGATGATGATACGAGACTGCTCTGCAGGATTGAAGTTTTGAAGATCATAAGGTACGCGTTGCAAGGTCACAAGTGTTTCGAAGCATTGAAGATGGCGGAGGACAGCTTCTTCAAGAACAGAATGAGCGGGATTCTGGCTAAGCAAGAAATCGTTGATAATTCTTTGAACTCCAAGTCTAATGAATCGAAGTTGTCGATGACGACGCGCTCGGCTGATGGAAGCAGACCGATTAGGAAACGGAGG GCACGTTCTCCATCGCCGCTTCCGTTACCACCCAAGAGACGTGGTCCAGGGCGACCCAGAAAG GTTCGCCCTCCTCCATCGGACTCGGACGAGGAACAGCTGTTCAAGAAACAGTTCCCGAAACTTAAAGTTTCGCCTGTCGAGGTATCTCTCGCGTCAGAAGAGGACTCGTACAACAAGGCCACGAGTGTCGCCCAGTTGTCGACGCCACTGTTTATGAAG ATGTACAATCTGGAACGTTCGAAAATTGCACCTGTGACGTCACCGCAATCCATGCAAGTTTCCATCAAGACGGAACCACTCGATAACAGTCCAACGACAGCTTTAAGTACAATGTGA